Proteins encoded within one genomic window of Sphaerotilus montanus:
- a CDS encoding branched-chain amino acid ABC transporter substrate-binding protein, translating to MKNTPFSLSFLALSGALALGASAAQAADPIRLGLIEGLSGPFANAGEAVARNLNWAIERVNARGGVKLPGGNRPLELVRLDSKGNTEEALTMLKSAVDQQIGVVLQGNSSATAAALIDALNKHNDREPQRRAVFLNYSAVEPSLTNEKCSPWHFRFDAHADMRLAALTDVLQQDTALKRVYLIGQDYSFGQHVVRQGRAMIVAKRPDIQVVGEELHPVGRVKDFLPYATKIKASGAQAVVTGNWGNDLTLLVKAARDVGFEGKFYTFYGNALGVPGALGDAGVGRVVAVAEWHPNAGGKASDALVTSFHQRFPKPEDDYLHVRMQAMVEMLAQAMERAHATDAAAVAKALSGARFDGKALGGLGAGQMRAGDHQFLQPLYVSTMQKAGTEGVRFDVEGSGYGFRTVRYLTAEQTAQPHSCKMAPL from the coding sequence ATGAAAAATACCCCGTTCTCCCTTTCTTTCCTGGCCTTGTCGGGCGCGCTGGCGCTGGGTGCGTCGGCGGCCCAGGCGGCCGATCCGATCCGTCTGGGTCTCATCGAAGGCCTGTCCGGCCCGTTTGCCAACGCCGGCGAAGCGGTGGCGCGCAACCTCAACTGGGCGATCGAGCGGGTGAATGCCCGTGGCGGCGTGAAGTTGCCCGGTGGCAATCGGCCGCTTGAACTGGTCCGTCTCGACAGCAAGGGCAACACCGAGGAGGCGCTGACCATGCTGAAGAGCGCGGTCGACCAGCAGATCGGTGTCGTGCTGCAGGGCAACAGCTCCGCCACCGCCGCTGCGCTGATCGACGCGCTCAACAAGCACAACGACCGCGAACCCCAGCGCCGCGCCGTGTTCCTCAACTACTCCGCCGTCGAGCCCTCGCTGACCAACGAGAAGTGCAGTCCGTGGCACTTCCGCTTCGATGCCCACGCCGACATGCGCCTGGCCGCGCTCACCGACGTGCTGCAGCAGGACACCGCGCTCAAGCGTGTCTACCTGATCGGCCAGGACTACAGCTTCGGCCAGCACGTCGTGCGCCAGGGCAGGGCGATGATCGTGGCCAAGCGTCCGGACATCCAGGTCGTCGGCGAAGAGCTGCACCCGGTCGGGCGCGTCAAGGATTTCCTGCCCTACGCGACCAAGATCAAGGCCAGTGGCGCGCAGGCCGTCGTCACCGGCAACTGGGGCAACGACCTGACGCTGCTGGTCAAGGCGGCGCGCGATGTCGGCTTCGAGGGCAAGTTCTACACCTTCTACGGCAACGCGCTGGGCGTGCCGGGCGCGCTGGGTGATGCCGGCGTGGGGCGCGTGGTGGCCGTGGCCGAGTGGCATCCGAACGCGGGTGGCAAGGCATCCGACGCGCTCGTCACCAGCTTCCACCAGCGCTTCCCCAAGCCGGAGGACGACTACCTGCACGTGCGCATGCAGGCCATGGTCGAGATGCTCGCGCAGGCGATGGAGCGTGCGCACGCCACCGATGCCGCGGCGGTCGCCAAGGCGCTGTCCGGTGCGCGCTTCGATGGCAAGGCGCTGGGTGGCCTGGGGGCCGGCCAGATGCGCGCCGGGGACCACCAGTTCCTGCAGCCGCTCTACGTCAGCACGATGCAGAAGGCTGGCACCGAGGGCGTGCGCTTCGATGTCGAGGGCTCCGGCTACGGCTTCCGCACTGTTCGTTACCTGACCGCCGAGCAGACGGCGCAGCCGCATTCGTGCAAGATGGCTCCCCTCTGA
- a CDS encoding transglycosylase domain-containing protein, translated as MTPGDTGNQPSAASAPDAASTSTAGTEVPDTPPPTATPPVAAPSSPRRWPVTLAKWSTGLAVVAGVSSLVHVEMQSSTLQSRFFSDWAARLGYELQPQPATGSRYPQAGPSDERMGYTRLPDFLASLTGRSYQIVSQARQSAALQDFMARGFFPPYPEKVQTGLTLTDCRGEPLFRSRFPLHTYEHEQDMPALVAQTLGFIENREVLDTSEPRHNPAIEWTRLGKAVLDQAVAVAHEDHAAAGGSTLATQTEKFRHSPDGRTSSVRDKYLQMVSASVRAYRDGDNTVAARRRILQDYLNSLPLGAQKGWGEVHGVNDGLAAWYGVDVEAANRRLREPGEQESGLQARGLAFRQVLSLMIAQRRPAHYFGPGHAQLLNMTASYIRLLAQEGIIGPALRDAALAAPLDVRGAYTGPAAGIEFGERNASTLLRVQLSSMLNTPRLYELDRYDLGATSHLDGRLQREITNLLNRLRDPQVAKEAGLLGFQLLEKGDPSKLLYSFTLYERGEGVNRVRVQTDNLDQPFDINGSAKLELGSTAKLRTLVTYLEIIAKLHQAHAAMDPKALAAVEVGPKDRLTRWAIDWLVTAKDRSLSAMLEAAMLRKYSASPGESFFTGGGAHVFANFNASDNGRMATLYESLRDSLNLPFIRLMRDIVYHHLYNAANPAADILEDEDHPRRMELLKLFINKEGRQFMRKFYQRHHDKPVEGMLERMAASVSKTAPRLAVIYRSVHPDGSFEDFSAYIVRQLPGAPLPPDYLRKLYDRHAPGNYSLADRGYLARLHPLELWVANYLRQNPAATLEQVLDAGAVEREESYNWLLRNKARRGQNSRILQLLEIEAFARIHAQWKQVGFPFETLVPSYATAIGSSGDRPAALAELMGILVNDGRRLPAAMLDTLHFAAGSPYEVTLKKKPVEGEQVLRPEVAATARKALALVVSDGTARRIKGTLDEPGQPPMVIGGKTGTGDNRLNTYTRGGGLLASKVTSRTATFVFYLGPRHFGTLTAFVLGPEAGGYKFTSALPTQILKNMAPLLKPVLSGVAAAACPAS; from the coding sequence ATGACTCCAGGCGACACCGGGAACCAGCCGTCGGCTGCAAGCGCCCCCGACGCGGCCTCCACTTCCACTGCCGGCACCGAGGTGCCGGACACCCCGCCGCCGACGGCGACGCCTCCCGTGGCAGCCCCGTCGTCACCCCGCCGCTGGCCGGTCACGCTGGCCAAGTGGTCCACCGGTCTGGCAGTGGTTGCCGGGGTGTCGTCTCTGGTCCATGTCGAGATGCAGTCGTCGACGCTGCAATCCCGCTTCTTCTCCGACTGGGCGGCCAGGCTCGGATACGAACTGCAGCCGCAGCCTGCCACTGGCAGCCGCTATCCCCAGGCCGGCCCGAGCGACGAGCGCATGGGCTACACGCGTCTGCCGGACTTTCTCGCGAGCCTGACCGGCCGCAGCTACCAGATCGTGTCGCAGGCCCGGCAGTCTGCCGCCCTGCAGGACTTCATGGCCCGGGGCTTCTTCCCGCCGTATCCTGAAAAGGTGCAGACCGGGCTGACGCTGACGGACTGCCGCGGCGAGCCGCTGTTCCGTTCGCGGTTTCCGCTCCACACCTACGAGCACGAGCAGGACATGCCGGCGCTGGTGGCGCAGACACTCGGGTTCATCGAGAACCGCGAGGTCCTCGACACCAGCGAGCCGCGGCACAACCCGGCCATCGAGTGGACCCGGCTCGGCAAGGCCGTGCTGGACCAGGCCGTCGCCGTCGCCCACGAGGACCACGCCGCCGCTGGCGGCAGCACGCTGGCCACCCAGACGGAAAAGTTCCGCCATTCCCCCGACGGCCGGACCTCCTCGGTCCGCGACAAGTACCTCCAGATGGTGTCGGCCTCCGTGCGCGCCTACCGTGACGGCGACAATACCGTGGCCGCACGCCGCCGCATCCTCCAGGACTACCTCAACAGCCTGCCGCTGGGTGCCCAGAAAGGCTGGGGCGAAGTGCATGGCGTCAATGACGGACTGGCCGCCTGGTACGGAGTCGATGTCGAGGCGGCCAACCGGCGCCTGCGCGAACCGGGCGAGCAGGAGTCCGGCTTGCAGGCGCGTGGCCTGGCGTTCCGGCAGGTGCTCAGCCTGATGATCGCCCAGCGCCGTCCGGCCCACTATTTCGGCCCTGGCCATGCGCAGCTGCTGAACATGACCGCCAGCTACATCCGGCTGCTGGCCCAGGAGGGCATCATCGGTCCGGCGCTGCGAGACGCCGCCCTGGCCGCGCCGCTGGACGTGCGCGGCGCCTATACCGGCCCGGCCGCGGGCATCGAGTTCGGCGAACGCAACGCCTCGACGCTGCTGCGGGTGCAGCTGTCATCGATGCTCAACACGCCGCGGCTGTACGAGCTGGACCGCTACGACCTGGGTGCCACCAGCCACCTCGACGGCCGCCTGCAGCGCGAGATCACGAATCTGCTCAACCGCCTGCGCGATCCGCAGGTGGCCAAGGAGGCCGGCCTGCTCGGCTTCCAGCTGCTGGAGAAGGGCGATCCCTCGAAGCTGCTCTACAGCTTCACCCTCTACGAACGCGGCGAGGGTGTCAACCGTGTGCGGGTGCAGACCGACAACCTCGACCAGCCCTTCGACATCAACGGCAGCGCCAAGCTCGAACTCGGCTCCACCGCCAAGCTGCGCACGCTGGTGACGTATCTGGAGATCATCGCCAAGCTCCACCAGGCGCATGCGGCGATGGACCCGAAGGCGCTTGCCGCGGTCGAGGTCGGCCCCAAGGACCGCCTGACGCGCTGGGCCATCGACTGGCTGGTGACGGCCAAGGACCGCTCGCTGTCGGCCATGCTCGAAGCGGCCATGCTGCGCAAGTATTCGGCCAGCCCCGGCGAGAGCTTCTTCACCGGGGGCGGCGCGCACGTGTTCGCCAACTTCAACGCCTCCGACAACGGCCGCATGGCCACGCTCTACGAATCGCTGCGCGACTCGCTCAACCTGCCCTTCATCCGGCTAATGCGCGACATCGTCTACCACCACCTCTACAACGCCGCGAACCCTGCTGCCGACATCCTCGAAGACGAGGACCATCCGCGCCGGATGGAACTGCTCAAGCTCTTCATCAACAAGGAGGGGCGCCAGTTCATGCGCAAGTTCTACCAGCGCCACCACGACAAGCCGGTCGAGGGGATGCTGGAGCGCATGGCGGCCAGCGTCAGCAAGACGGCGCCGCGGCTGGCCGTGATCTACCGCTCGGTCCATCCGGACGGCAGCTTCGAGGACTTCAGCGCCTACATCGTGCGCCAGCTGCCCGGCGCACCGCTGCCGCCGGACTACCTGCGCAAGCTCTACGACCGGCATGCCCCCGGCAATTACTCGCTGGCCGACCGAGGCTATCTGGCGCGGCTGCACCCGCTGGAGCTGTGGGTGGCCAACTACCTGCGCCAGAACCCCGCCGCGACGCTGGAGCAGGTGCTCGACGCCGGGGCGGTCGAGCGCGAGGAGTCCTACAACTGGCTGCTGCGCAACAAGGCGCGGCGCGGACAGAACAGCCGCATCCTGCAGCTGCTGGAGATCGAGGCTTTCGCCAGGATCCACGCCCAGTGGAAGCAGGTGGGGTTTCCGTTCGAGACGCTCGTGCCGTCGTATGCCACGGCCATCGGCAGCTCTGGCGACCGGCCTGCCGCCTTGGCCGAGTTGATGGGCATCCTGGTCAACGACGGCCGGCGCCTGCCTGCCGCGATGCTCGACACGCTGCATTTCGCCGCCGGATCGCCTTACGAGGTGACGCTGAAGAAAAAGCCGGTCGAGGGCGAGCAGGTGCTGCGGCCGGAAGTCGCGGCCACGGCGCGCAAGGCGCTGGCGCTCGTGGTGAGCGATGGAACCGCCCGGCGCATCAAGGGCACGCTGGACGAGCCTGGCCAGCCGCCCATGGTCATCGGCGGCAAGACCGGCACCGGCGACAACCGGCTCAACACCTATACCCGTGGAGGCGGGCTGCTGGCGTCCAAGGTCACCAGCCGGACCGCGACCTTCGTGTTCTACCTGGGGCCGCGCCACTTCGGCACGCTCACCGCCTTCGTGCTCGGCCCGGAGGCCGGCGGCTACAAGTTCACCAGTGCCCTGCCGACCCAGATCCTGAAGAACATGGCGCCGCTGCTCAAGCCGGTGCTCTCCGGCGTTGCTGCCGCAGCGTGTCCGGCGTCCTGA
- a CDS encoding pyridoxal phosphate-dependent aminotransferase has translation MRQVIADLPASRIREVANAGLGRSDVLAFWFGESDEITPMGVRDAAVTSIEAGETFYAHNLGLPALREALSGYISALHRPVGVERIAVTSSGVSALMLAQQALVDPGDEVVVVVPVWPNLTAQPAIMGARVRRVSLRAEAGAWRLDLDELLAAVTPATRVLVLNAPNNPTGWTLTRAEQQVILDHCRRTGTWIVSDEVYERLYYPDAVPRPGQVVCAPSFLDLADPEDRLVVVHSFSKSFLMTGWRLGNLVAPAALIEQLGKLIEFNTSCTPVFVQRAGLAALADAPVSVPALQARLRVCRDTLVAALQTLPRVEVATPPGAMYAFLRIDGERDALSLARRLVTDHGLGLAPGTAFGDEAEGWLRWCFASRQPQRLLQGVDRLARALAL, from the coding sequence ATGCGTCAGGTGATTGCCGATCTGCCGGCTTCTCGCATCCGTGAAGTGGCCAATGCCGGCCTGGGCCGCAGCGATGTGCTGGCCTTCTGGTTCGGCGAAAGCGACGAGATCACGCCCATGGGCGTGCGCGACGCGGCCGTGACGTCGATCGAGGCGGGCGAGACCTTCTATGCCCACAACCTCGGCCTGCCGGCGCTGCGCGAGGCGCTGTCGGGCTACATCTCGGCGCTGCACCGGCCGGTGGGCGTGGAGCGCATCGCGGTGACGTCGTCCGGCGTGAGTGCGCTGATGCTGGCGCAGCAGGCGCTGGTCGATCCGGGCGACGAGGTGGTCGTGGTCGTGCCGGTGTGGCCGAACCTGACGGCGCAGCCCGCGATCATGGGCGCCCGTGTGCGCCGGGTGAGCCTGCGCGCCGAAGCCGGTGCGTGGCGACTCGACCTGGACGAGCTGCTGGCGGCGGTGACGCCGGCCACGCGCGTGCTGGTGCTCAATGCGCCGAACAACCCGACCGGCTGGACGCTGACCCGCGCCGAGCAGCAGGTCATCCTCGACCACTGCCGCCGCACGGGCACCTGGATCGTGTCGGACGAGGTCTACGAGCGTCTTTATTACCCGGACGCCGTGCCCCGGCCCGGGCAGGTGGTCTGTGCGCCGAGCTTTCTCGATCTGGCCGATCCGGAGGACCGGCTGGTCGTCGTACACAGCTTCTCGAAATCCTTCCTGATGACAGGGTGGCGGCTGGGCAATCTGGTCGCGCCGGCCGCACTCATCGAGCAGCTCGGCAAGCTGATCGAATTCAATACCTCTTGCACGCCGGTGTTCGTGCAGCGCGCAGGGCTGGCGGCGCTGGCCGATGCGCCGGTGTCGGTACCGGCCTTGCAGGCGCGGCTGCGGGTGTGCCGCGACACGCTGGTCGCCGCGCTGCAGACCCTGCCGCGGGTCGAGGTGGCCACACCGCCCGGCGCGATGTACGCTTTCCTGCGCATCGATGGCGAGCGCGATGCACTCTCGCTCGCCAGGCGGCTGGTGACCGACCACGGTCTGGGTCTGGCGCCGGGCACCGCCTTCGGTGACGAGGCCGAGGGCTGGCTGCGCTGGTGCTTTGCCTCGCGCCAGCCGCAGCGGCTGCTTCAGGGGGTGGATCGGCTGGCGCGCGCCTTGGCGCTATAA
- the lgt gene encoding prolipoprotein diacylglyceryl transferase: MLVHPQFDPVALNLGFLQIHWYGLTYLAAFGLFYWLATRRIRQPPYAAGGWTPREVEDLLFYGVMGVILGGRLGYVLFYKPAYYLANPGEIFAVWKGGMAFHGGLLGVIAAMAVFAWVRKKRFFEVTDLVAPCVPTGLACGRVGNFINGELWGRAADASVPWAMVFPQSGSEIARHPSQVYQFLLEGLLLFVILWFYGRTRSAHSRPDGSVVWGRVSGLFLIGYGAFRFIAEYFREPDSFLGLLALNLSMGQWLCVPMVVAGMGIWVWAGRRA, translated from the coding sequence ATGCTGGTGCATCCCCAATTCGACCCAGTCGCTCTGAACCTGGGCTTCCTCCAGATCCACTGGTATGGCCTGACCTATCTGGCCGCCTTCGGCCTGTTCTACTGGCTGGCCACCCGCCGCATCCGCCAGCCACCGTACGCCGCGGGCGGATGGACGCCACGCGAGGTCGAAGATCTGCTCTTCTACGGTGTCATGGGCGTGATCCTGGGCGGGCGTCTCGGCTACGTGCTGTTCTACAAGCCCGCGTACTACCTGGCCAACCCGGGCGAGATCTTCGCGGTCTGGAAGGGGGGCATGGCCTTCCACGGGGGGCTGCTGGGCGTGATCGCAGCGATGGCCGTGTTCGCGTGGGTGCGCAAGAAGCGTTTCTTCGAGGTCACGGATCTGGTGGCGCCGTGCGTGCCGACCGGGCTCGCCTGCGGGCGTGTCGGCAATTTCATCAACGGCGAACTCTGGGGCCGCGCTGCGGATGCCAGCGTGCCGTGGGCCATGGTGTTCCCGCAGTCGGGCAGCGAGATCGCGCGCCATCCGTCCCAGGTCTACCAGTTCCTGCTCGAAGGGTTGCTGCTGTTCGTGATCCTGTGGTTTTACGGGCGCACCCGCTCTGCACATTCTCGGCCGGATGGCTCGGTGGTCTGGGGCCGGGTGTCGGGGCTGTTCCTGATCGGGTATGGCGCATTCCGTTTCATCGCCGAATACTTCCGCGAACCAGACAGCTTCCTCGGGCTGCTGGCGCTGAACCTGAGCATGGGCCAGTGGCTGTGCGTGCCGATGGTGGTCGCGGGCATGGGCATCTGGGTCTGGGCGGGGAGACGCGCGTGA
- a CDS encoding c-type cytochrome gives MKPLLALAALAIATLSGPVFANAELAQKKNCMACHAIDKKVVGPGYKDIAAKYAGQKDAVARLAEKVIKGGSGAWGQIPMPANAVTPDEAKTLVTWVLSQK, from the coding sequence ATGAAGCCGCTGCTTGCACTCGCCGCCCTGGCCATCGCCACCTTGTCCGGCCCGGTCTTCGCCAACGCCGAACTGGCACAGAAGAAAAACTGCATGGCCTGCCACGCCATCGACAAGAAGGTCGTCGGTCCGGGCTACAAGGACATCGCGGCAAAGTATGCGGGCCAGAAGGACGCCGTCGCCAGGCTGGCCGAGAAGGTCATCAAGGGGGGATCGGGCGCCTGGGGGCAGATCCCGATGCCGGCAAATGCCGTGACGCCAGACGAGGCCAAGACGCTGGTGACCTGGGTACTGAGCCAGAAGTAA
- a CDS encoding TIGR00645 family protein: protein MAHTPLAPSSTLSPLSKLIFASRWLQLPLYLGLILAQGVYVLQFWKELVHLIEAALGNQHALQILVSSIGYKSNTPIEALNETVIMLVVLGLIDVVMISNLLIMVIVGGYETFVSRLNLDGHPDQPEWLSHVNASVLKVKLGTAIIGISSIHLLKTFINAENYSDKTLMWQTIIHVAFLASAIAIAMADRIMHPPSAGGAGEH from the coding sequence ATGGCCCACACACCACTTGCACCCTCCTCGACCCTTTCGCCGCTGTCGAAACTCATCTTCGCCAGCCGCTGGCTGCAGTTGCCGCTGTACCTGGGGTTGATCCTGGCGCAGGGGGTCTATGTGCTGCAGTTCTGGAAGGAGCTGGTCCACCTGATCGAGGCCGCGCTGGGCAACCAGCATGCGCTGCAGATCCTCGTGTCCAGCATCGGCTACAAGAGCAACACGCCGATCGAAGCCCTCAACGAGACCGTGATCATGCTGGTGGTGCTCGGGCTGATCGACGTGGTGATGATCTCGAACCTGCTGATCATGGTGATCGTGGGCGGCTACGAGACCTTCGTGTCGCGGCTGAATCTGGACGGGCACCCGGACCAGCCGGAGTGGCTGAGCCATGTCAACGCGTCGGTGCTGAAGGTCAAGCTGGGCACGGCCATCATCGGCATCAGCTCGATCCACCTGCTCAAGACCTTCATCAACGCCGAAAACTACAGCGACAAGACGCTGATGTGGCAAACCATCATCCACGTGGCGTTCCTGGCCTCGGCCATCGCCATCGCGATGGCCGACCGCATCATGCATCCGCCGTCGGCAGGTGGCGCCGGAGAGCACTGA
- the tsaD gene encoding tRNA (adenosine(37)-N6)-threonylcarbamoyltransferase complex transferase subunit TsaD — MSGPLRVLGIESSCDETGIALVELPEGVGGAAPPRLLAQALHSQIDMHQAYGGVVPELASRDHIRRVVPLLRETLSGAGLGLDAVDVVAYTQGPGLAGALLVGTGMACALGMALDRPVLGVHHLEGHLLSPFLSVDPPQFPFVALLVSGGHTQLMRVDGVGHYTMLGETIDDAAGEAFDKTAKMLGLGYPGGPALAKLAEQGDDAAFKLPRPLMRGDLLDFSFAGLKTAVWTQLNKLDPAAEDAAQARADLAASTQAAIVDVLVAKSLLALKQTGLKRMVVAGGVGANRRLRAQLDAQCRRRGVRVHYPELHLCTDNGAMIALAGAMRLQSGRAQASREYAFDVRPRWDLSTV; from the coding sequence GTGAGCGGGCCGCTGAGGGTGCTGGGCATCGAATCCTCGTGCGACGAGACCGGCATCGCGCTGGTCGAATTGCCCGAGGGGGTGGGCGGAGCGGCGCCGCCGCGGCTGCTGGCCCAGGCGCTGCACAGCCAGATCGACATGCACCAGGCCTATGGCGGCGTGGTGCCGGAGCTGGCCTCGCGCGACCACATCCGCCGCGTCGTGCCGCTGCTGCGCGAGACGCTGAGCGGCGCCGGACTCGGTCTGGACGCCGTGGATGTCGTCGCCTACACGCAGGGGCCAGGGCTGGCCGGCGCGCTGCTGGTGGGCACCGGCATGGCCTGTGCGCTGGGCATGGCGCTGGACCGGCCGGTGCTGGGCGTGCACCACCTGGAAGGGCATCTGCTGTCGCCCTTCCTCTCGGTGGATCCGCCGCAGTTCCCGTTCGTGGCGCTGCTGGTGTCGGGTGGCCACACGCAGCTCATGCGGGTCGACGGGGTCGGGCACTACACGATGCTCGGCGAGACCATCGATGACGCGGCCGGCGAGGCCTTCGACAAGACGGCCAAGATGCTCGGGCTCGGCTATCCGGGTGGGCCGGCGCTGGCGAAGCTGGCCGAGCAGGGCGATGACGCCGCGTTCAAGCTGCCGCGGCCGCTGATGCGCGGTGACCTGCTGGACTTCTCGTTCGCGGGCCTGAAGACCGCCGTCTGGACGCAGCTGAACAAGCTCGATCCCGCTGCGGAGGATGCCGCGCAGGCCCGTGCCGATCTGGCCGCCTCGACGCAGGCGGCGATCGTCGATGTGCTGGTGGCCAAGTCGCTGCTGGCGCTGAAGCAGACCGGGCTGAAGCGGATGGTGGTCGCGGGCGGGGTGGGGGCGAATCGGCGGCTGCGGGCGCAGCTTGACGCGCAGTGCCGCCGCCGCGGGGTGCGCGTGCACTACCCGGAGCTGCACCTGTGCACCGACAACGGCGCCATGATCGCGCTGGCCGGTGCCATGCGGCTGCAGAGCGGCCGGGCGCAGGCGAGCCGGGAGTACGCCTTCGACGTGCGTCCGCGCTGGGATCTGTCCACGGTCTGA
- the acs gene encoding acetate--CoA ligase, whose translation MTQAETTSETKIYLPSDAFVANAAVSGMAAYEALCAKAEADYEGYWADLARELISWKTPFTTALDESNAPFFKWFADGTLNASYNCLDRNVERGLGDKTAIIFEADGGEVTKITYSELLAKTCQIANGLRSIGIGKGDRVVIYISMSIEGVAAMQACARIGATHSVVFGGFSAQSLRDRIEDTGAKAVITADCQVRGGKKLALKSIVDEALAMPGCEKIEKVLVVNRADAPVTMVEGRDVWMNDLTAGQATTCEPEWVSAEHPLFLLYTSGSTGKPKGVQHSTGGYLLHAALTTKWTFDLKADDVFWCTADIGWVTGHTYITYGPLALGGTEIVFEGVPTYPDAGRFWKMIQDHKVSIFYTAPTAIRSLIKAAEANDAVHPKSYDLTSLRLLGSVGEPINPAAWEWYYKHVGGSRCPIADTFWQTETGGHMITPLPGVTPMVPGSCTLPFPGIQAAIVDETGKDVPNGQGGILVVKKPWPSMIRTIWGDGERFVKSYYPADFQGKYYLAGDGAIRDAKTGYFTITGRIDDVLNVSGHRMGTMEIESALVSCTELVAEAAVVGRPDDTTGEAVCAFVVLKRPLPVGDEAKAIAKQLRDHVGKEIGPIAKPKDIRFGENLPKTRSGKIMRRLLRSLAKGEEITQDTSTLENPTILSQLGQAY comes from the coding sequence GTGACCCAAGCCGAAACCACCTCAGAAACCAAGATCTATCTGCCTTCCGACGCCTTCGTCGCGAATGCCGCCGTCTCCGGCATGGCCGCCTACGAGGCCCTGTGCGCCAAGGCCGAAGCCGACTACGAAGGTTACTGGGCCGACCTCGCCCGCGAACTGATCAGCTGGAAAACCCCGTTCACCACGGCGCTGGACGAGTCGAATGCCCCGTTCTTCAAGTGGTTCGCCGACGGCACGCTGAACGCCTCCTACAACTGCCTCGATCGCAACGTCGAGCGCGGCCTGGGCGACAAGACCGCGATCATCTTCGAAGCCGACGGCGGCGAAGTCACCAAGATCACCTACAGCGAACTGCTGGCCAAGACCTGCCAGATCGCCAACGGCCTGCGCTCGATCGGCATCGGCAAGGGTGACCGCGTCGTCATCTACATCTCCATGTCCATCGAAGGCGTGGCTGCCATGCAGGCCTGCGCCCGCATCGGTGCGACGCACTCGGTGGTGTTCGGCGGCTTCTCGGCGCAGTCCTTGCGCGATCGCATCGAGGACACCGGCGCCAAGGCCGTCATCACCGCCGACTGCCAGGTCCGCGGCGGCAAGAAGCTGGCGCTGAAGTCGATCGTCGACGAAGCGCTGGCCATGCCCGGCTGCGAGAAGATCGAGAAGGTGCTGGTCGTCAACCGCGCCGATGCGCCGGTCACGATGGTCGAAGGCCGCGACGTGTGGATGAACGACCTCACTGCCGGTCAGGCCACCACCTGCGAGCCGGAATGGGTCAGCGCCGAGCACCCGCTGTTCCTGCTCTACACCTCCGGCTCGACCGGCAAGCCCAAGGGTGTCCAGCACTCCACCGGCGGCTATCTGCTGCACGCTGCGCTGACCACCAAGTGGACCTTCGACCTGAAGGCCGATGACGTGTTCTGGTGCACGGCCGACATCGGCTGGGTCACGGGCCACACCTACATCACCTACGGCCCGCTCGCCCTCGGCGGTACCGAGATCGTGTTCGAAGGCGTGCCGACCTACCCGGACGCCGGCCGCTTCTGGAAGATGATCCAGGACCACAAGGTCTCGATCTTCTACACCGCGCCGACCGCGATCCGCTCGCTGATCAAGGCCGCCGAAGCCAACGACGCCGTGCATCCGAAGAGCTATGACCTGACGAGCCTGCGCCTGCTGGGTTCGGTGGGCGAGCCGATCAACCCGGCCGCCTGGGAGTGGTACTACAAGCACGTCGGCGGCAGCCGTTGCCCGATCGCCGACACCTTCTGGCAGACCGAGACCGGCGGCCACATGATCACCCCGCTGCCGGGCGTCACGCCGATGGTGCCGGGTTCCTGCACGCTGCCGTTCCCGGGCATCCAGGCCGCGATCGTGGACGAGACCGGCAAGGACGTGCCGAACGGGCAGGGCGGCATCCTCGTCGTCAAGAAGCCGTGGCCGTCGATGATCCGCACCATCTGGGGTGACGGCGAGCGCTTCGTGAAGAGCTACTACCCGGCCGACTTCCAGGGCAAGTACTACCTGGCAGGCGACGGCGCGATCCGCGACGCCAAGACCGGCTACTTCACCATCACTGGCCGCATCGACGACGTGCTGAATGTCTCGGGCCACCGCATGGGCACGATGGAAATCGAGTCCGCGCTGGTGAGTTGCACCGAACTGGTGGCCGAAGCCGCCGTGGTCGGCCGTCCGGACGACACGACCGGCGAGGCCGTGTGCGCGTTCGTCGTGCTGAAGCGTCCGCTGCCGGTCGGTGACGAGGCCAAGGCCATCGCCAAGCAGCTGCGTGACCACGTCGGCAAGGAGATCGGTCCGATCGCCAAGCCGAAGGACATCCGCTTCGGCGAGAACCTGCCCAAGACCCGCTCGGGCAAGATCATGCGCCGCCTGCTGCGCTCGCTGGCCAAGGGCGAAGAGATCACCCAGGACACCAGCACGCTGGAAAACCCGACCATCCTGAGCCAGCTCGGCCAGGCGTACTGA
- a CDS encoding TIGR04438 family Trp-rich protein, protein MALVWLGVVGLLLKWLEIGPVAQWSWWTVLAPFGMAIVWWSVSDALGFTARARQKREDAHRDQRRRNTIDALGRKTPLPRRR, encoded by the coding sequence ATGGCGCTGGTGTGGTTGGGTGTGGTGGGGCTGCTGCTGAAGTGGCTGGAGATCGGTCCGGTGGCCCAGTGGTCGTGGTGGACGGTGCTGGCGCCGTTCGGGATGGCGATCGTCTGGTGGTCGGTGTCCGATGCCCTCGGGTTCACGGCCCGCGCCCGCCAGAAGCGCGAGGATGCGCACCGCGACCAGCGCCGGCGCAACACCATCGACGCGCTGGGTCGCAAGACGCCGTTGCCGCGCCGCCGCTGA